The nucleotide sequence AGCACTCCTCACGTCGTCTTCTGTAATTGTCAATGTCTTGGGGATACCCGAGATAAGGTCCCTTCCTTTTATCTCCATTGTTTTATTCTCCCCATCAAGTTTATAAGCAGAGCCTATTTGTATCTTTACCTCCTCTGCTGTCTTTTCACCAATCAAGACCTTGAATTTATTTTTAACATAGCTGATAATTGCCTCATCCATTTTATCTCCACCAACCCTGACGGCCTTACTGTAGACAACGCCGTGAATAGCAATCACCGCTACATCAGTCGTGCCTCCTCCGA is from Nitrospirota bacterium and encodes:
- a CDS encoding rod shape-determining protein, yielding GGGTTDVAVIAIHGVVYSKAVRVGGDKMDEAIISYVKNKFKVLIGEKTAEEVKIQIGSAYKLDGENKTMEIKGRDLISGIPKTLTITEDDVRSAISESVAVIINTIKTALENTPPELASDIVDRGIVLAGGGALLNGLDLLLKHETSLPVIVAEDPLGAVVKGVGKVLDDLDILRRVAIN